GACGGTCTTAATTATCCGGCCGGTCAAATCAACGAAATCCACAGACGCTGCATTGGTCTTTTGCCAATCGATCCATAGCTCGTTTTTAGCAGGGATAGGGTATGCTATCATTCCGTTTATTTCAGGCAATTTAACCGAGACGATTTTGCTGTATGCCGTTTTTCCATCTAACTCCAACACTTTCAAACGATAATAAGCGCGGTGACCAAAACGGGTATGGGAATCTGTAAAGCTGTAATCGGTACTGGCCAGTGTATTTGCCATAACGTGGCCGATCTTGTTAAATGATTTTCCATTCTCGCTGTATTCTACCTGGTATGTACCAATATTTTCCTGTTCGGTCACTTTCCAGTCCAGCCGCACTTTCTGATCGTCGGTATGCTTGCCTTCAAAACTGATCAGGCGAACTGGCAACGGATTCTGAGTGGCAGTACCGGCAAAAAAACCGCTAAAACCATCAACGTCAAAAGTTACTTCCCATCGGTTCTGGCCGGTATTCCATTGGATATCATTGTCATCCGGATCAATCACCCTGCGCGAACCGCCATAAGATGAAGGGTTTCCGCTTTCATCTTCACTTGGTCCGTGAAACTGGTAGATCCTCAGGTTACCCTTTCGGTCTTCTTCCCCATCCGGGTCGCCGGTCGGCAAATAGGCCGAAGAAGTAAGCTGCATGTTCAATGCGGTAAATTCTTCCTGGGTGAAATACAGGACCACGCGACCTGTCGCTGATTCCGCATCGTCCTCCGGAACAATGTCAAAGTGTCTTTGCAGATACACGGCATCATTGAATGTTTGTACCTGGGTATCAACCCACACCCTGGCGTTTACGGTGCCGGTCAGACTGGTCGGTATCAATGTTAACAGATCTGAGTCACATACCGCTCCGTCCGTGCTAAAAGTGTGGGGGTAACTGTTGTCAAAAAGGTATGAGCTTGTATTTCCGTCTGCGGCCAGTGCAGTTACATCTGCCGGCCGCACACCCTGAAATTCCAAAGCGCCCATGTCCATACTGCCGTTGAATATCCTGTTGTTTCCGGCCAGGTCTTTTACAGGGAGTGTGCCGGGTAGGTAGTAATCGGCGTCGCCTGCATCAATTGCCGGGCTGCATAACGTAAGTGAGAAATCTTCATTCCCGATGTCGCTGAATCCGGGATCTTCATCGAGATTTCGCCCTCCGTCATGGATATCTGATCCATTTTCGTAATCGTGAAGTTTCCAGTCGTAACTGCCCCCGCTGCCTCCGACGATGCTATTTGAAAAAAATGCAATCGAACCCAGGGCCATAAAGTTGGACAGAGGTGAAATCTCGCCTTCGGGTGATGAATCTTCTGTTATTATATTGTCGTAAACAATACTGTTAGCGATCCAGGTTTCTGATGCGATCATACCTACTGCGGGGCCACTTGATAAGGACAGGTTTTGTGTGATAGTGGTGTTCAGGAAGACGGAAGGATAAAAGGACCCGAAAATAGCTATTCCGCTTCCGGCGCCGGCATCAATATTGTGATAGATAAGGGAATTCGTGATGGTCACGTAAGCATTAAACGCCATCATGCCACCGCCCAGAATTCCGATGTTTTTCCTCAAAACAACGTTTTCAATCAATGCATCGGAATCCATGACCAAAATCCCGGCGCCGAAACCGGCGGGTACTTCCGTTTCGCTGACAAGGATTGTTTCTTCCGGGTTGCCGAACAAATTTTGCGCACCTTCTATCTTAAACCCATTTAACGCCACGCCGAAATCCTGCAAGGCGACCATCGTGATCAGGCGGTTGGCATTGTCCTCATACCCTGGATCAAAATCTTCATTATCAAGTATTTCAGTGAAATTGAAATTGTCGTTTTCTTCAAAGTCCCCACTCAAAATACTCGCATTGGCGGTAAGGCCGGGATTCCGTTCCTCGCGGGTGGTTTCCGTCCCTGCGAAACCGCCGTATAGGCTTATCCCGTCCACCATCAGAAACGTGTTAGCCTGATCTTTCGGATCGGCGTTGGATAAGTTATCGGGCCGGTAAAGTGGAA
This Dyadobacter sp. UC 10 DNA region includes the following protein-coding sequences:
- a CDS encoding choice-of-anchor Q domain-containing protein; translated protein: MNRQNFTLTILCIVLPLLTVTRSAAQINAGSTKNQKLQSLIKRGEISMETMNKWVEKPGARHTIAASNQPGTHSKLAAFTGPTRQAKPPRAMQRNRTRPDTVAKTWLKKAILATGKRTPAARPHSSTARKSATTAVPPTLYVNYLAEGTGEGDTWGNAFTELSDALAYAKNNAGVEQIWVANGIYHPLYDHNYTDEGPDPRDKAFIMLPDVKIYGGFAGNETSVNERDLNMSAGSELGIGGDIVTILSGDFNDDDFSDNNTNENAYHVVISAGNLGSASLDGFVIVGGNANSPTSITVNEEEIFGNSGGGIAAFNSSPSLSNLLISYNAAGLGSAFYGFESDFVMTNALIGINYALGRGTVYADNSSPVITNATITSNTADGTCAGVVLTGAGTAAAIRNSIIYGNYAADITEVSFEEGANASFAYSIVAGSGGSSAWNAGFGTDGGNNLDTDPLFHYGFPGLRPGSPAVNTGNNLYFQAGQSPELSALTTDQRGTVRITGDAVDIGALESLYGNLSSVLTPNSDGVLFVKKGGAGSGNGDSWDNAAPEVADALFAGQFKPEIFEIWVAGGTYLPLYRPDNLSNADPKDQANTFLMVDGISLYGGFAGTETTREERNPGLTANASILSGDFEENDNFNFTEILDNEDFDPGYEDNANRLITMVALQDFGVALNGFKIEGAQNLFGNPEETILVSETEVPAGFGAGILVMDSDALIENVVLRKNIGILGGGMMAFNAYVTITNSLIYHNIDAGAGSGIAIFGSFYPSVFLNTTITQNLSLSSGPAVGMIASETWIANSIVYDNIITEDSSPEGEISPLSNFMALGSIAFFSNSIVGGSGGSYDWKLHDYENGSDIHDGGRNLDEDPGFSDIGNEDFSLTLCSPAIDAGDADYYLPGTLPVKDLAGNNRIFNGSMDMGALEFQGVRPADVTALAADGNTSSYLFDNSYPHTFSTDGAVCDSDLLTLIPTSLTGTVNARVWVDTQVQTFNDAVYLQRHFDIVPEDDAESATGRVVLYFTQEEFTALNMQLTSSAYLPTGDPDGEEDRKGNLRIYQFHGPSEDESGNPSSYGGSRRVIDPDDNDIQWNTGQNRWEVTFDVDGFSGFFAGTATQNPLPVRLISFEGKHTDDQKVRLDWKVTEQENIGTYQVEYSENGKSFNKIGHVMANTLASTDYSFTDSHTRFGHRAYYRLKVLELDGKTAYSKIVSVKLPEINGMIAYPIPAKNELWIDWQKTNAASVDFVDLTGRIIKTVKKSANSQKIDISGFSPGVFLLKAEGNNVLKVIKN